The following nucleotide sequence is from Acidovorax radicis.
GCCCGCGCGCGCCAGCAAAAAAGGCGCCCACCAAGGGTTGCCACCCGGGCGCCACAGGCCATGCGGCCGGGTGGGCGCTTTGCAGCTGGGTAGGTGCTTGCTCGGTTGAATTCATAGTGAAAAGTGCCTCCAGCGCTTTATTTACAAGCGCAATCAGCTATCAGCTATCAGCTATCAGCTATCAAATCAATAGTATCAAGAGGCCATATCAGGCAAACAACTCGGCCAGTGCCAGGCCCGGGTCGTCCGCGCGCATGAAGGCCTCGCCCACCAGGAAGGCGTGCACGCCAGCGTCGCGCATGGTCTTCACGTCCTGGGGCTTGAGGATGCCGGACTCGGTGACCAGCAGGCGGTCAGCGGGTACGTCCTTCAACATGCCCAGCGTCGTGTCCAGCGTCACCTCAAACGTGCGCAGGTTGCGGTTGTTGATGCCGACCAGCGGGGTCTTGAGCTTGAGCGCCCGCTCCAGCTCGGGGCGGTCGTGCACCTCCACCAGCACGGCCATGTCCAGGCTGCGGGCAATGGCTTCGAAGTCGGCCATTTGCGCGTCGTCCAGGCACGCGGCGATCAGCAGGATGGCATCAGCGCCCATGGCGCGCGATTCGTAGATCTGGTACGCATCCACCATGAAGTCCTTGCGCAGCACAGGCAGCAAGGTACTGGCACGGGCTTGCTTCAGGTAGTCGGGCTGGCCCTGGAAGAACTGCCGGTCGGTCAGCACCGACAGGCAGGCCGCGCTGACCTTGCCATCGCCTTCCATGTAGCTCTGGGCGATGTCGGCCGGCTCGAAGTCGGCGCGCAGCACGCCCTTGCTGGGGCTGGCTTTTTTGACCTCGGCAATCACCGCCGCCTGGCCCTTGGCGATCTTGGCGCGCAGCGCGCCTTCAAAGTCGCGGGTAAGCACGCGGCTCTCGGCGTCGGCACGCATGGCTTCAAAGGACAGGCGCTTTTTGGCTGCCGCTACTTCTTCGTGCTTGACGGCGACGATTTTGTTGAGGATGTCACTGCTCATGGTGCGCTGCCTTTGGGTTGTTGGTTTCGGTGTCGTCGGGCTCAGGGGAGCCCTGTTTCAGAATTTTGGTGAACACGCGTTGCATCACGAACCCGGCCACGATGAAAAGGGCAGAGACGCCCAGTGCAATCCAGGTGCCAGGGTCGCGCCACATGCCCGTGTCAGGCCGCCGTGGCCAGCGCATGCGTGCGCGCGACCACCTGCTCCAGCTTGGCCAGCGCGGCGCCCGAGGCAATCGCGGCACGGGCCTTGGCAATGCCAGCCTGGATGGAGTCGGCCACATTGGCAGCGTACAGGGCCACGCCTGCGTTCAGGCAAACAATGTCCTGCGCAGCGCCGGGCTCGCCCTTGAGCACGCCGATCAGCATCTCGCGCGACTGCTCGGGCGTCTCGACCTTGAGCGCGCGGTTGCTCGCCATCGGCAGGCCAAAGTCCTCGGGGTGGATTTCGTACTCGGTGATCTGGCCGTTTTTCAACTCACCCACCAGTGTGGCAGCACCCAGGCTCACTTCGTCCATGCCATCGCGGCCGTAGACCACCAGCGCATGTTCGGCGCCCAGGCGCTGCAGCGCGCGCACCTGGATACCGACGAGGTCGGGGTGGAACACGCCCATCAGGATGTTGGGCGCGCCCGCCGGGTTGGTGAGCGGTCCCAGGATGTTGAAGATGGTGCGCACACCCAACTCCTTGCGCACGGGC
It contains:
- the trpC gene encoding indole-3-glycerol phosphate synthase TrpC; protein product: MSSDILNKIVAVKHEEVAAAKKRLSFEAMRADAESRVLTRDFEGALRAKIAKGQAAVIAEVKKASPSKGVLRADFEPADIAQSYMEGDGKVSAACLSVLTDRQFFQGQPDYLKQARASTLLPVLRKDFMVDAYQIYESRAMGADAILLIAACLDDAQMADFEAIARSLDMAVLVEVHDRPELERALKLKTPLVGINNRNLRTFEVTLDTTLGMLKDVPADRLLVTESGILKPQDVKTMRDAGVHAFLVGEAFMRADDPGLALAELFA
- the trpD gene encoding anthranilate phosphoribosyltransferase yields the protein MPITPQEALQRTIEHREIFHDEMLHLMRLIMNGELSPVMTASIITGLRVKKETIGEITAAAQVMREFSTKVHVKDATHMVDIVGTGGDGANTFNISTCSMFVAAAAGAKVSKHGGRGVSSKSGSADVMEALGIHINLKPEQIAQCIAEVGIGFMFAPNHHPAMKNVAPVRKELGVRTIFNILGPLTNPAGAPNILMGVFHPDLVGIQVRALQRLGAEHALVVYGRDGMDEVSLGAATLVGELKNGQITEYEIHPEDFGLPMASNRALKVETPEQSREMLIGVLKGEPGAAQDIVCLNAGVALYAANVADSIQAGIAKARAAIASGAALAKLEQVVARTHALATAA